In bacterium, the DNA window TCGGCAGGCGCGCCGCGGCGACGTGCAGCGCGCGGATCTTCTCCGTCGCCTCGAAGCCGTCCATCTCCGGCATCTGGCAGTCCATCAGCACGATGTCGAACGGACGCGCCTGCACGGCGTCGAGCGCTTCGCGGCCGTTCGCGGCGACCTCGACCGTGCAGCCGAGCTTCTCGAGGATCCGCACCGCGACCTTCTGGTTGATCACGTTGTCCTCGGCGAGGAGGACGCGGCCGGCGAAGTTGCGGCGCCGCTCCGGCGCGGCCGCGGCGACGGGACCGGCCGCGGGCAGAAGGCGCGCGGCGAGCGCGTCGAGCACGATCGCGCTCTTCGCCGGACGCCCGACGACCTGCGCGAAGAGCCGCTCGGGATCTTCGACCTTGCGTCCCGCGGGGACGACGAGGAACCGCGCGGCGCCGGCGAGCGCCGGATCGGCCGCGGCGCGGCGCGCGAAGGCGAGGCCGCCGAACGGCGCGTCGGGCGCCTCGGCGACGAACGCGGCGTCGAACGGGACGCCGGCGCGCGCGGCGCGGCGCAGCCGGACGAAGGCCCGCGCCGCGTTCCGCTCCGCCGCGACCTCGCAGCCGAGGAAGCGCAGCGCGCAGGCGAGCGCGGCGCGGCTCGAGCCGTGCGGCTCGGCGACGAGGATCCGCTTCCCGGCGAGGCGCGCGCGCCGCTCGTCGGCGGGCGGCTCGGCCGCCGGGCGGACGCGCCGCACCGTGAACCAGAAGGTGGAGCCGCGGCCGGCCTCGCTGAGGACGCCGATCTCGCCCCCCATCAGCTCGGAGAGCCGCTTGGAAATCGCCAGCCCGAGCCCGGTCCCGCCGTACTTCCGCGTCGTCGAGGTGTCCACCTGGGAGAACGACTTGAAGAGCCGGTCCATCCGGTCGGCGGGG includes these proteins:
- a CDS encoding response regulator, translated to SAELEEAKEQAENAAKAKAEFLANMSHEIRTPMNGVIGMTTLLLDTPLSAEQQEYVETIRASADCLLGLINDILDFSKIEAGKLTLESIDFEPRRVVEDVAAILANAARSKGIELTAIVEPDVPRAVAGDPGRLRQIVTNLANNAVKFTARGEVAIHLAATEKDGVPLLRCEVRDTGIGIPADRMDRLFKSFSQVDTSTTRKYGGTGLGLAISKRLSELMGGEIGVLSEAGRGSTFWFTVRRVRPAAEPPADERRARLAGKRILVAEPHGSSRAALACALRFLGCEVAAERNAARAFVRLRRAARAGVPFDAAFVAEAPDAPFGGLAFARRAAADPALAGAARFLVVPAGRKVEDPERLFAQVVGRPAKSAIVLDALAARLLPAAGPVAAAAPERRRNFAGRVLLAEDNVINQKVAVRILEKLGCTVEVAANGREALDAVQARPFDIVLMDCQMPEMDGFEATEKIRALHVAAARLPIVAMTANAMKGDRERCLEAGMDDYVSKPFALADVERALDRWLPR